A genomic segment from Panulirus ornatus isolate Po-2019 chromosome 7, ASM3632096v1, whole genome shotgun sequence encodes:
- the LOC139749316 gene encoding EF-hand calcium-binding domain-containing protein 4B-like — protein sequence MDYQTLEVQVGGVLAVLHLWDTAGQERFRSITKQYYRKADGVVVMYDLTNEQSFLNVVDWITSVKETAGEDVIVMVLGNKEDLQADQHIDESVAYRLAKDNNCFICQCSAATGSGVQEAILHLAAVLTTLQEHDIIAPTAITLQEPLKKKMCC from the coding sequence ATGGACTACCAGACACtggaggtgcaggtgggtggtgtgcttGCAGTACTCCATCTATGGGACACTGCGGGCCAAGAACGGTTTCGGTCCATCACCAAACAGTACTACAGGAaggctgatggtgtggtggtcatgtatGACCTTACCAATGAACAGTCCTTTCTGAATGTGGTGGATTGGATAACTTCAGTCAAGGAGACAGCTGGAGaggatgtgattgtgatggtatTGGGGAATAAAGAAGACCTGCAGGCAGATCAGCACATTGATGAGAGTGTAGCGTACAGGCTGGCTAAGGACAATAACTGCTTCATATGTCAGTGCAGTGCTGCAACTGGTAGTGGGGTACAGGAAGCCATATTGCATTTAGCAGCTGTTCTAACCACCCTGCAGGAGCATGACATCATTGCTCCCACAGCCATCACACTTCAAGAGCCACTCAAGAAAAAGATGTGCTGCTGA